A single genomic interval of Osmia lignaria lignaria isolate PbOS001 chromosome 9, iyOsmLign1, whole genome shotgun sequence harbors:
- the LOC117600948 gene encoding retinoid-inducible serine carboxypeptidase, giving the protein MRFLILILVALCFTSKSLAKKGFGPGEQEWGYVTVRPNANMFWWLYYTTANVQSYYEKPLVIWLQGGPGSSSTTYGNFEELGPLDVDLKPRNYTWVKDYNVLFIDNPVGTGYSYTTSPSAYATTNAQIANDLLECIKGFIKELPRFSNVPTYITTESYGGKMGAEFALTWYKAQQAGSIQSNLKGVALGDAWISPIDSVMTWAPFLQATGMIDRAGYEKIDQAAQMTKRAVERGTWKTATVLWANTQNAIFDVTGNIDFYNILTKMTSTYTRIPNIEKFLTDPMSVSNGSVFGSNSLKELMNGPVKEDLDLPVDHGKQSNTVFANLSEDFMKPVIDKVEQLLNQTDLKVVVLTGHMDLIVDTPGTINWVEKLKWKNATAWNNAKRVPMVVNNIIEGYSKSQGNFALYWVDRAGHMVPKDNPNGMAQILKDFAN; this is encoded by the exons ATGAGGTTCTTGATACTCATTCTCGTGGCCCTTTGCTTTACCTCTAAATCCTTAG CAAAGAAAGGATTTGGTCCTGGGGAACAAGAATGGGGATACGTGACGGTTCGTCCGAATGCAAACATGTTCTGGTGGCTGTATTACACCACTGCAAATGTTCAATCCTACTATGAAAAGCCACTGGTTATTTGGCTGCAAGGTGGACCAGGTTCATCGTCCACCACTTATGGAAATTTCGAAGAACTTGGACCTCTGGACGTCGACTTAAAACCAAGAAATTACACTTGG GTTAAAGATtacaatgttcttttcatcgATAATCCAGTGGGGACTGGCTACAGTTACACCACATCACCGTCAGCATACGCGACGACGAATGCACAAATTGCAAACGATCTTTTAGAATGCATCAAAGGATTTATAAAGGAGCTACCACGGTTTTCAAATGTACCTACATATATTACCACCGAATCGTATGGAGGAAAAATGGGGGCGGAATTTGCCCTTACCTGGTATAAG GCTCAGCAGGCAGGAAGCATTCAGAGTAACTTGAAAGGCGTTGCTCTCGGTGATGCTTGGATCTCCCCCATTGATTCAGTGATGACTTGGGCACCATTTTTACAAGCCACG GGTATGATCGACCGCGCCGGTTACGAAAAAATCGACCAAGCGGCTCAGATGACGAAGCGAGCTGTAGAACGGGGCACGTGGAAGACAGCAACCGTTTTATGGGCAAATACGCAGAATGCAATTTTTGATGTTACCGGCAATATCGACTTCTACAACATCTTGACGAAAATGACATCCACTTATACACGTATCCCCAATATAGAGAAATTTTTAACCGACCCAATGTCCGTCAGCA ACGGTTCCGTATTCGGTAGTAATTCTTTAAAAGAATTGATGAATGGTCCCGTGAAAGAGGATCTTGACTTACCCGTCGATCATGGTAAACAATCCAATACTGTGTTCGCCAACTTATCGGAAGACTTTATGAAACCTGTTATTGATAAAG TGGAGCAGCTGCTGAATCAGACTGACTTGAAAGTGGTGGTGCTGACTGGTCACATGGATCTTATAGTTGACACTCCAG GTACCATTAACTGGGTTGAAAAACTAAAGTGGAAGAACGCCACTGCCTGGAACAATGCAAAGAGAGTTCCAATGGTTGTAAATAATATCATCGAGGGCTACTCGAAGTCTCAGGGTAATTTCGCGTTATACTGGGTGGACAGAGCTGGGCACATG GTACCAAAGGACAATCCTAATGGAATGGCACAAATACTGAAAGATTTCGCTAATTAA
- the LOC117601025 gene encoding uncharacterized protein LOC117601025, with amino-acid sequence MKRKELFLRQEKGTKVSVQNSIERYLKNFVVVEKRNSMERRSLTSSELFIDRINSFQPRRIYVHIPESWHRNEAVPVLSVLAKWHDYINVTKTEKQTDSSSFFREFTMNLTFLLET; translated from the exons atgaaGAGGAAAGAATTATTTCTCAGGCAGGAAAAAG GTACTAAAGTCAGTGTACAAAACAGCATCGAAAGATATTTGAAGAATTTCGTCGTAGTGGAGAAACGAAATTCCATGGAGAGGAGATCTTTAACCAGCAGTGAATTATTCATTGATCGTATCAATAGTTTCCAGCCTCGGCGAATCTACGTTCACATTCCAGAATCATGGCACAGAAACGAAGCAGTTCCTGTTCTGTCGGTTCTAGCAAAGTGGCACGATTACATCAATGTCACCAAAACCGAGAAACAGACGGATTCTTCAAGTTTTTTTCGGGAATTCACCATGAATTTGACCTTCCTCCTTGAGACTTGA